TGTGTGGACAGGTGGGCAGTCCTCCCAAGTCTGGGGCCTACAGTAGAGGGACAGAATACTGTGCCTATAGCCTCTGCTCACCTCCCTGCCtgccaccccccccacacacccctaGCCTTTCACTGAGCATCCTGAGCCGCATGCTCAGCACCCACAACCTACCCTGCCTCCTGGTGGAACTACTGGAGCACAGTCCCTGGAGCCGGCGGGAAGGAAGTAAGATCTTCCCCTCACACCTACCTAAGCCCCAGCCGATTGCTACTAGAACATCCTTCAGATTAAAGTGGGAAACCTGTAGTTCAAACCCTACCCGACCCCCAGCCCGCAGAGTTTACCAGAATGCTTCACCCAAGATGGGATGAGACCTTGGCTTTGCAGCAGGCAAGGCTCATGAGTCCACTACTGAGCATTCATCCTGCTCTGGGGCCAGCAAAACCACAACCTGGGCAAGTCCTGTGGCCCTCCCACCTTGCCCAGCCTGTGGGAAATTCCACAGTACACACAGCTGGCTTGATCAAAGATGGCTACATCCAGTGTGCTGGGTCTTCTCTCCAGGCAAGCTGCAAAGATTCGAGGGTGGTCATTGGCAGACAGTAACCCCCCCAGAGCAGCAAAAGCTGAGCAAGTTGGATGGGCAAGTGTGGATCGCCCTGTACAACCTGTTGCTAAGCCCCGAGGCCCGGGCCCGCTACTGCCTCACAAGCTTTGCTAAGGGACAGCTACTCAAGGTGGGGAGCCCCTCGACTAGTCCCCACAGCCCAGCACTGCTCCACTTCATCCCACCCCTACTAAATTCCTGCTGGTCACCTTTGCCCATCTTCTTCCACCCTAGTCCACCTTTCATAATTTGAGCTTCAGGTGACCTGGTGGGACATAAGCCCCACAGGTACCCTTAGTCCACTTTCCCTGCTCCTTTGGCCAGCACCCATTTCACACTGGCTTTCCCTGGATATTCTTGCAGCTTCGGGCCTTCCTGACAGACACACTACTTGACCAGTTGCCCAACCTGGCAGACCTGAAAAGTTTCCTGGCCCACCTGGCCCTGGTCGAAACCCAGGCCCCTAAGAAGGAACTGGTATTGGAACAGGTAGGCATCTGGAAAGTTAATCACTCAGGACCACTGTCCACTTTGCCAGCTTCTTCCTGTCCCTTCTATTACTCTCCCCTAGATCCCAGAAATCTGGGAGCGGCTAGAGCAAGAGAATAGAGGCAAATGGCAGGCAATTGCCAAGCATCAGCTTCGGCATGTGTTCAACCCCTCTGAGCAGGACCTTAGGCTACAGGCACGAAGGTAAGTACATCTGAGCTGGCAAAGGGGGTGGATGGAAATCAGGAGGCATGGACTGGGCAAGGGTGCTTCTGTGTTCCAACCTGTCAAACCCAGTGAGGGCCGCTTGACTGCTCCACTAGGTGGGCTGAGACCTACAGGCTGGATGTGCTAGAAGCAGTGGCTCCAGAGAGGCCCCGCTGCGCCTACTGCAATGCAGAGGCCTCCAAGCGCTGCTCGAGATGCCAGAATGAGTGGTATTGCTGCAGGTGAGGGTATCCTAGGATGACCTTAGTCCCCTAAACCCCACTCCCAGAtccccaccccagcactgccatCCTCACCTGGCCCACCTGCCTGCAGGGAGTGCCAAGTCAAGCACTGGGAGAAGCATGGGAAGGCTTGTGTCCTGGCAGCCCAGGGTGGCAAAGCTAAGTGAGGGCTGCAGCCGCTGAGGGCCGTCCAATACAACCCAACCCGAATGCACCCCTGAACCTCAGGATCTCTGTCTGGCCTCTGCCCCTCTACCGGACCCCAATCTCCCTGGTGGTGAGCACAGCCGGTCAAGTAGAGCTACTGAGCTACCCCCACATCCCACAGATGAAGGCTCCCCACTTCCTGCCCCACCCGGCAGATAGGCGGAGGGAGAGGGTGCAGTCTCAGAAAACTGGGGCAGGCggcctgggtggggtgggggtggggccgtGGGAGAGGGCCGGATGTGGGGACCCTCTTCCTCTAGCACAGTAAAGTTAACCCCCAGAAACATTCCTGTCTCCGTGTGGCACTTTTCGGTCGTCGTCTGGGCGTGCGGAAATGGAGGataaaaggaaagggagggaaagggttCTTCGAGAAAGTCCCTCCATCCAGCTCCGCCTGCAGGCCAATACTGTCAGCTCTAACAGGTTTCTATTTGGCCGCTCTCCCCGCTCTTTCCCTCTGCCCTGCCTGGATCCTGGGGGCGGTGCCGAAGTCGAGGCCCGCCCTGCGGCCCCGCCCGCCCCGCACTAGCTAGCGCCCAGAGCCGGCTGAAACCTGGGTCCGACTGGGCCATGTCGGCGAAGCCAGAGCTCATTGAGCTGCAAGAGCTCGCATCCTCTGGGCGCATCAGCCCAGGCCGCACCCGCCTGGAGCGTGCCAATGCGCTGCGCATCTCGCCCGGCACTGCGCGCAACCCAGCACAGGTCCTGGGCCGTGGCCACCGCTTCCAGCCCGCAGGGCCCGCCACGCACACGTGGTGCGACCTCTGCGGCGACTTCATCTGGGGCGTCGTGCGCAAGGGCCTCCAGTGCGCGTGTGAGTAGCGGCTCACGCCAAACGGGCGGCCAAGGGGCAGTGCCATAGCTGCGGGTCAAGTCATGGTGAAGGGAGACTGTAGGGACCACCCCCGGGACCAGGTACCTTACCTTGCCCCATCGCAGAAAAGAGTGCAGGAAGATGGTTTATCCCTAGACGCACTCCATCCATGGCTGGGGCACAGTTGGGCAGAGGCAGTACATTAAATAATAAGGTGCTGATTTCAAGTTTGTCTTTTAAGTGTCTTGACCCCTAAGAAAGCTGTTGTGCCTACTGGTGGTTCTCTTAGCCCATATTCCCAGGTCTGCCTCTTCACAAtaattcactcactcactctctctctctctctagaattCCTGAGGTGAAGGGAAGTTACCCACCTATGGAAAGGGGCCTAGAAAAAGTTAGGACCTTGGGTGGAACCCTGAAAACAGGAAATTTGTTGAGTCTTTATTTAACAAACACCTGTCTTGGTCCCAGTGGATCAGTATTTAGCAAGTAACTATCTTGTTAACAATGGACTAGGTACTAAAACATGGTCCTTCTGCCCTCCTGGGAATCACCAGCAAGTAGAAGTTCTAGCTGTTCAGAACAGCTAGAATCACGGGGAGCACTTTTACAGCCTTCTTGTCTCCTTATGCCTGAATCCTATCTCAGACCTTTGAGTCGGTTGTTGGAAGTGGGCCCTAGGtatccataatttttaaaaaaaactctccttAGGGGCGCTGGGATGGGGTGGGTGTGGTGTTATTCTAATGTGCAGCCTAAACTGAGATTGGGTACACTGACCCACACAGGAATTTAGGAATGATGCCCTAGACCTGTGTATATATGCAGATCTTCTCATCCAGTACAGGAATATGTCACAAACTCAGGTGGAAAAGCACAGACAGGCTACAAAGAAGGAATAAGGGCTGGGACCTTGCAGTGTTCTCCCAGTAAAATAAAGTGGCCAtgaaaatgagaaacaggacAGTTTGGGTCTCCAGCAAGAGGTAGGGACAAAGGAGGAATCAATCAGGCGAGTGTAGATAGAGGAGGGGAGTGATTAAACTAAGCCCTGGACATCCCATTAGATCTGGAAGGAGAGACAGACCAGCAAAGAAGGTGAGCAGGAGCTGCAGAGAAGCAGGAGGAAAACCTGGAATGTGGTCTCTGGAAGTAAAGGGGAGCTAGTATTAAATGATGCTGAGGAGTATAGAATGGAGAATGGACCGCTGAGGACCGTGCTCATTGAGGACCGTGCTCAGAGCAATTTCCTGGAGCAAGCAAGCTTGGGCAAGCAAGCCTGACTAGAGTGGATAGAAGAGTGAGGATGAACATTTACGTGAATGTAAACCAGTGTTTTGGTCTGAGGGGGCAAATGATAATCAGAGAAGATCGTAggttaaaagtttttgttttctccttcaaGTAAATGGACCAAGGAAGTTCTGTGCTAGGCGCTAGAGACTGAAAACTGTTGAGCAGGCTTAAATCCCTAACCACCTGAGGCCTTCCAGTCAGTTTCCAGACACGCTCGGGGACCAACACTAGAGTCTGCATAATAGAGGGCAGTAAACGGGCATAAGATAAGTCTGGTCATGCCGAGTCCGGTGGGCAACGGTGGGCAACGGCTATTATCCTGGGGATTCCCCTTCAGTCCCCAGGACATTTTCCGGAGCTGGAGCTCCTCCACCTCACGCCCTCTTTGCAGACTGCAAGTTCACCTGCCATTACCGCTGCCGCGCTCTCGTCTGCTTGGACTGCTGCGGACCCCGGGACCTGGGCTGGGACCCCGCGCTAGAACGTGACACTAACGTGGTGAGAGAAGGCCCCGAGTCATCCAGGGTATGGGTAGGGGAGACGCGCGGACTGGCAGGCCACAGCGCAGAAGTTCGCGGACAGCACAGGCACTGGGCTCAGTAATAGTTCTAATAGCCGGTTTTCCGGCAGCAGAACTGCTAATTTTGCGCATAGGTTTGGCGGACCGCCCAAGGATGCCACAGAGGCAGTTCCGAACCAGGCGCATGCGCACTTCCACAACCACGTCCAGTCCTGAGGCGGTGTCCCTGCACATGCGCATACGCTGCAACACATTCCccctgggaggtggggcctggaggtGGGTTAAGCTGCTTGGGCAATGAGGTCATTCCTGGAGGCTCAGCTCGTCTGTCCCCGCCCCCCCAGAGTTCCTCCCCCAATGAGACAAGAGCTAGATCCTGGCTGTCTACGTTTCAGTCTTAACGGTTGCGGTGTTGCGCTGGCCCCAGCGCAAGCGCACACTGATACAAACGCACACGCGCCCGGGCGGTGGTTGGAGGCTACCGACTCGTAGAACTAGGGGACCAAGCGGGCGCGGCGATGGGTGAGGCAGAAACGCCTTCTTTCGAGATGACCTGGAGCAGCACGACAAGCAGTGGCTACTGCAGCCAAGAGGATTCGGACTCGGAGCTCGAGCAGTACTTCACGGCGCGCACCTCTCTGGTCCGCAGGCCGCGCCGGGACCAGGTGGGAGACAGGGGTTGCCGGCGGCGGGCAAGGGGTGGTCGCTGGAATCCCGCCCCTGCCCGGTAAGTTGCCGCGTGGAGAGTTGGTGGGCAGCCCCACCCTCCGGTTCGCGTGGCTCTATGCGGGTCTGGGCTGGAGCTGGCCCGCTGAACCGTGCTCCAATTTTCAGCCCAGTGTAAAACCCCGGTTCCAAAGCGTCGGTACTGGGTGCCTCGGCCTTCTTGCTCTATCACAGACCGGTTGAACCAGGGGAAGCAGCTCTGTAGCTTGGGGTAGACCAGAGACGGGCGTTATTCATCTATGACTAAAGCCAACTTCGCAGCCCGTACAAACCTCTTGATTTCGTGTTTGGGCACTCCCACTGCCTCCCTAGAGGAACtgaaggaggaagtggaggaggagtACTCTCCGGGAAAGGAGAAGTTTAGGAAGGGAGAGGCCAAAGGAGTTCGGCCCCTGTACATGCACTACTGGATGGAGTAAGCTGAGTCCCCAGCCATTACTGGCCCTGGTCTGTCACCAGCTGCTGGACTTTAGAGGATTCCAGTCCATTCTAGAGGGTGAACCTTTGGGAAGGGGATTTGGGAGGACCGGAAGCCTTGTTTTGAACTATAAGGATTCAGGAGCACTTTATCCACAAGAGGGAGGGAAGGCTAGATTGTAAAGGGCCCCGAAAGGGGTGAAAAGAGATTGGATTCCTAATTGAAGATTGTAAAGTGTGTGCAGGGGCAGCTGGGACTTTCAGAGTCCCAGGTGTCTTCATTATCAGAGACTTCTGTGGGCTGTCATGGGTGTACCACCAACTTAACATAACTGTACCTGGgccagaagacctcagaagagCATGCAGGCCAGGGCATCAGCAAAGAGAGATGGGCACCATGTAGTGTACTTGGCAGCAATGGCTCAGAATTCCTTATTTGAACCAAGAAAATGGAGTTATGGATAATGCTTTGGATGAAATTTGACTAAATTCCTTTCAGAAAGGGTGGTGCTTAGTACTTCAAATCTCAGCCCAGAGCTTGAGTAAAAGATTTGAGTGTAGACCCCTAAGATTGTCTCCATGTCCCTCCGCCTAAGCTACCTTCCAATATGGAAAGATGGGTAAAAAACACAAGACGCTAGTCAATTGAAAAGGAGAAGCAAAAGGGTggggggcacacctgtaatcccagcaacttgggaagctgaagcaggaggatcacaagttccaggccatcctcagcaacttagcaaggccctacgaaacttagcaacaccctatctcaaaagaaaatataaaaggactggggatgcagctcagtggtaaggtgcccctgggtttaagccTCAATACCCACCACCatcacccaaaacaaaaaaaaaaggaagaagaaaaggagactgAGAAGTCTCAAGGactatgtaaaataaaatcatcagtCACTAGGAATAGTGATAGAATAGAGGGTGGGTTGCTATagtgcaaaagaagaaaaactctgTGATCCTGCTGCACATCCCTCTGGGACACTGTTGGGAGTCCTCTTCTACCAGAAAGctttggaaacagaaaaagaaacaaagaaacttcTTACTCTAGAATAGTACAGTGCATCTAGTCCAAGTCTCTTGCTTTATCAATGAAGATACtgggggagaaggaaagggacTGGGACTGAGGTCAATGTCCCGGTCCAGGGCTCCAGCATAAtccagaaagggaaggaggaggagtaaATTTTCTCATATCCAGGCTGGATCCCAGAACTGTCACAAAGAAGGGGAATAAATTAACACCATCCTGTGCCCTTTCTTTTCTATAAACAGACCACTATTCTTGCCTCAAGCACTTGAGTCTGCTCAGTGTTCCCCTGCTCCCAGCACCACTTCCATACCATAACCATTACTCCTTCCTGTTGGAGCACTCTTTTCTATCCCACGTTGGCCTGAACAAGCATATCCACCActttcccagcctccagccctCATTTTATCTGCCAGGTTCCTAATTTTCCAGGGCCACACTGTTAGTTCTTACTAGCCTGACAGGGTTGCCCACTCTTTCCAGCATCATTTCTCCTAGAGTTTTTATTCCTCAGTGCTCTCCCCCATCCAGAAGACCTTCGGAAATTTGGAAGGAAAATGGGCTTTGGCTTCCAACCCAAAACCCTTTTCCTGTGAAGCCTTAGTCCTCAGTCCTCAGGATGCTGACTGGCAGCAGGTTCTGGGTAAAGAGCATACCGCTATGCAGTCATGGACTCCCACCATACTCCCTCATCTGCTTCCCCATTCATCCCAATCAGTGGTTTAAGCAAGTTAGAAGGCTCCAAAGCAGCAGTCGGGAGAACCCTGGTTGTCCTGGACTCAGCAGTCAGGGAGAACTCTGGTTGTCCTGGGCATAATTCTATGGAAGACCTGGTAAGAATTCCTTTGAGACAAGACATTGGTCAGTGGTGATCTCAGGTATAGTTGTGACACTCCCATTCCAATTAAGGCCTATCTGACATCAACAGGAAATAAGGCTGATGCAGTGGGGCCAAATGAGTTTGGTAGAAAGTCATTTCAGAGCCCTGGCTGCCCTGGCCCATCCTCCACCCTTCCGGCAAGAATCCATTTCCCAGGGGGAAAGGGAACTAAGTGGTGGAGGTAAAAATTTTTAACTAAATTTCCAGACAGCAGAGGACAGTACAGAAGCCCACCTGCTTGACAGTTGTAAAACAGGCTCTACCAGGAAGTTGCCTGTTCAGCTCCAGTAGCCCAGCCTGAAGCTGCCTTTTGTGTACCTTGGATCAATGCTAAATGACCTGTCACAGTGATTTCCTCACTATGTCTGAGACATGGAGGGGTGGTCCCAAGAATCTCACCAAGGAGTGTTGACATTGTAGACATCACCCTAGTCTGGTGGACTAGAGTAGGGATGTGCATCAGTCCCACACCTCTAACTTTGCAATGGGTTGTGGCCTCATGCTAGGACAGAGTGGAAAAATGGGCTACTTTCTCTAGGACAAACCCTGACTCCAAGCCAACTCTAGGGTGCCAAGACCCTAGAGTTGGGCTGTGCAGTTGGAACATGGGtttgctatattttctttttttgtgaggaggttctggggatcaaacccaaggccttgcctatgctaggcaagaactctgtTACAGAGCTACACCTTAAGCCCCAGAGTGTAGTTTTACTTTAAATTAGAGTCCCTTCACAGAGTCTCACCAGGTTTTCTGGCTCCTGGCCATATACCTTCAGTTGACCCTGATTCTTTGATCTTCTTAGGgccatatgcagtgctgaaattACCCTAGGCAGGCAGTGAAGAAAAGCCAAATGATTCTACTTTTGCCATCTACACCCATAACATGCAGAACCAA
This Marmota flaviventris isolate mMarFla1 chromosome 8, mMarFla1.hap1, whole genome shotgun sequence DNA region includes the following protein-coding sequences:
- the Zmynd10 gene encoding zinc finger MYND domain-containing protein 10, coding for MGSEGWNQQHENLEKLNMQAILDATVSQGEPIQELLVTHGKIPTLVEELIAVEMWKQKVFPVLCKVEDFKPQNTFPIYMVVHHEASIINLLETVFFHKEVCESAEDTILDLVDYCHRKLTLLVARTGRGGPHEEEGPQDGTPMQELQKQAELMEFEISLKALSVLRYITDCVDSLSLSILSRMLSTHNLPCLLVELLEHSPWSRREGSKLQRFEGGHWQTVTPPEQQKLSKLDGQVWIALYNLLLSPEARARYCLTSFAKGQLLKLRAFLTDTLLDQLPNLADLKSFLAHLALVETQAPKKELVLEQIPEIWERLEQENRGKWQAIAKHQLRHVFNPSEQDLRLQARRWAETYRLDVLEAVAPERPRCAYCNAEASKRCSRCQNEWYCCRECQVKHWEKHGKACVLAAQGGKAK